A window of Kribbella amoyensis contains these coding sequences:
- a CDS encoding LysR family transcriptional regulator, producing MYTLDQLRCFVAVAEEGGFGRAALRLSMTQPPLSRQVQRLEQAVGAPLLRRTPRGAEPTAAGSALLADARRILALVEAAPTAARRAAAGLVGRVVLGYTAMAAMTVLADWVTAARAELPGVELELREMPTSEQVPALLAGELDLGLVRGRPRRDRLTGRLVHRESLLLAAPVGHPLLEPGKPVRLADVVQHPMVGYGADTAGYFHDLVAGVLREVGAPEVVQRAGQQTSILALVGAGLGVALVPATAARLAGPEVRCVPLADAPADCVELRSVRLRDDADPAVDALLRVLDAN from the coding sequence ATGTACACCCTGGACCAGCTCCGGTGCTTCGTCGCGGTCGCCGAGGAGGGCGGCTTCGGCCGGGCCGCCCTTCGGCTCTCGATGACCCAGCCGCCGCTCAGCCGTCAGGTGCAGCGGCTCGAGCAGGCCGTCGGCGCGCCGTTGCTGCGCCGGACGCCGCGCGGTGCCGAGCCGACCGCCGCCGGGTCCGCCTTGCTGGCCGACGCGCGGCGCATCCTGGCCCTCGTCGAGGCGGCCCCGACGGCGGCTCGGCGAGCGGCGGCCGGACTCGTCGGCCGGGTCGTGCTCGGGTACACCGCGATGGCGGCGATGACCGTGCTCGCCGACTGGGTGACCGCCGCGCGAGCCGAGTTGCCCGGCGTCGAGCTGGAACTGCGGGAGATGCCGACGTCCGAGCAGGTACCGGCGTTGCTCGCGGGGGAGCTCGACCTCGGCCTGGTCCGCGGCCGGCCTCGTCGTGATCGGCTGACCGGCCGGCTGGTCCATCGGGAGTCGCTGCTGCTGGCCGCGCCGGTCGGTCATCCCCTGCTCGAACCAGGGAAGCCCGTCCGGCTGGCGGACGTCGTCCAGCACCCGATGGTCGGATACGGCGCGGACACCGCGGGGTACTTCCACGACCTGGTCGCCGGCGTACTGCGCGAGGTCGGCGCGCCCGAGGTGGTCCAGCGAGCGGGGCAGCAGACCAGCATCCTCGCGCTCGTCGGGGCGGGCCTCGGCGTCGCCCTGGTCCCGGCGACCGCGGCCCGGTTGGCCGGTCCGGAAGTGCGCTGCGTACCGCTCGCCGACGCGCCCGCGGACTGCGTCGAACTGCGCTCGGTCCGACTCCGCGACGACGCCGACCCGGCGGTCGATGCCCTGCTCCGCGTTCTTGACGCCAACTGA
- a CDS encoding ABC transporter substrate-binding protein, translating into MILSIRASRRRGAALVAVTLAAVGLSSCAVANSGSSGPASPSTVRIVLPQEPPTLEPCDSSLTSTGVVVRSNITQPLVERDPTSGKLEPLLATGWRQVSGTTWRFTLRPGVTFSDGTPFDAKAAAFAIDRVLTTSLGCNVQGYVFGDAKLTTEVVDANTLDVSTAEPDPILPLRLSFVEIVPPSTGTAKKARVPIGTGPYQVARWDAGEKLVLTRNPKYWDQAPSFQTAEYQWRDEGSVRAAMVTNGEADVVTNLSPEDGAGDLGVTFPNNETTALRITGTYAPLNDLRVRQAINYAIDRASIVKALFEGDAIVAAQLVPDGVVGHDPQLQPWPYDPDKARKLIAEAKADGVPTDTRIRLISRNGLFPKVDIVMQVVQQELAEIGLNAKIEMFDTAASLPYQVRPFPAKTGPYVMLVQHGNQAGDTAFSVDQYMVSDGAQSTFGTPALDARIAAAGRLQGQARQDAYARIFTTEPTEIGQFAYIAHMTGVLGKGADIDYEPDSATGDEMHLADMSRK; encoded by the coding sequence ATGATCCTTTCCATCCGCGCCTCCCGGCGTCGCGGCGCAGCCCTGGTGGCCGTGACCCTCGCGGCCGTCGGACTCTCCTCCTGCGCCGTGGCGAACAGCGGATCCTCCGGGCCCGCGTCCCCCTCCACGGTGCGCATCGTGCTTCCGCAGGAACCGCCGACGCTCGAGCCGTGCGACAGTTCGCTCACCTCGACCGGCGTCGTCGTCCGCTCCAACATCACTCAGCCGCTGGTCGAGCGCGACCCCACCAGCGGGAAGCTGGAACCGCTGCTCGCCACGGGCTGGCGGCAGGTCAGCGGCACCACCTGGCGCTTCACCCTGCGGCCCGGGGTGACCTTCTCCGACGGCACGCCGTTCGACGCGAAGGCGGCCGCGTTCGCGATCGACCGGGTCCTCACCACCAGCCTCGGCTGCAACGTTCAGGGGTACGTCTTCGGCGACGCGAAGCTCACCACCGAGGTGGTCGACGCGAACACCCTCGACGTCAGCACCGCCGAGCCGGACCCGATCCTGCCGTTGCGGCTGTCGTTCGTCGAGATCGTGCCGCCGAGTACCGGGACCGCGAAGAAGGCCCGCGTCCCGATCGGTACCGGGCCGTACCAGGTGGCCCGCTGGGACGCCGGCGAGAAGCTGGTGCTGACCCGGAACCCGAAGTACTGGGACCAGGCGCCGTCGTTCCAGACCGCCGAGTACCAGTGGCGCGACGAGGGCAGCGTGCGGGCCGCGATGGTGACCAACGGCGAGGCCGACGTGGTCACCAACCTCTCGCCCGAGGACGGGGCCGGCGATCTCGGCGTCACGTTCCCGAACAACGAGACCACCGCGCTGCGGATCACCGGGACGTACGCCCCGCTGAACGATCTGCGGGTCCGGCAGGCGATCAACTACGCGATCGACCGGGCCTCGATCGTCAAGGCGCTGTTCGAGGGGGACGCGATCGTGGCCGCCCAGCTCGTCCCGGACGGCGTGGTCGGTCACGATCCCCAGCTGCAACCGTGGCCGTACGACCCGGACAAGGCGCGGAAGCTGATCGCCGAGGCGAAGGCGGACGGCGTCCCGACCGACACCAGGATCCGGTTGATCAGCCGCAACGGCCTGTTCCCGAAGGTCGACATCGTGATGCAGGTGGTGCAGCAGGAACTCGCCGAGATCGGGCTGAACGCCAAGATCGAGATGTTCGACACCGCCGCCTCGCTGCCGTACCAGGTGCGGCCGTTCCCGGCGAAGACCGGGCCGTACGTGATGCTCGTCCAGCACGGCAACCAGGCCGGCGACACGGCGTTCAGCGTCGACCAGTACATGGTGTCCGACGGTGCCCAGTCGACCTTCGGGACGCCCGCGCTGGACGCGAGGATCGCCGCGGCCGGCCGGCTGCAGGGCCAGGCCCGCCAGGACGCGTACGCGCGGATCTTCACCACCGAGCCGACCGAGATCGGCCAGTTCGCCTACATCGCCCACATGACCGGTGTCCTCGGCAAAGGCGCCGACATCGACTACGAGCCCGACTCGGCCACCGGTGACGAGATGCACCTCGCCGACATGAGCCGGAAGTGA
- a CDS encoding ABC transporter permease → MLTFLRKRATTSFLPLVAVLLGVFLLARLTGDPALLYLPENATAEQRDAFRIANGLDQPVWRQLLDYLWGVLHLDFGTSLRTGDSAAAMALRAFPATLQLAGTTMLIAVALAVVIGSWAAYRPNSPADRIASFTSMTAASIPDFWLAITGVWIFAVVLGVLPTSGVDAGPASWVLPIVVLCVRPVGVLTQVVRGAMVSALTAPYVRLARSKGADSKRVVTHHALRNAAAPALTVAGDLTVGLVNGAVVVETIFGWPGIGKLMIDSILQRDFAVLQACVLLTAVTIFVLNVVIDICYALLDARVRDKAMA, encoded by the coding sequence GTGCTGACCTTCCTGCGCAAGCGTGCCACCACGTCGTTCCTGCCGCTGGTCGCGGTACTGCTCGGCGTCTTCCTGCTGGCCCGGCTCACCGGTGACCCGGCCCTGCTCTACCTGCCCGAGAACGCCACTGCCGAGCAGCGGGACGCGTTCCGGATCGCGAACGGCCTGGACCAGCCGGTCTGGCGGCAGTTGCTCGACTACCTGTGGGGCGTGCTGCACCTGGACTTCGGGACCTCGCTGCGGACCGGTGACAGCGCGGCCGCGATGGCGTTGCGGGCCTTCCCGGCCACGCTCCAGCTGGCCGGCACGACGATGCTGATCGCGGTCGCCCTGGCCGTGGTGATCGGGTCCTGGGCCGCGTACCGGCCGAACTCGCCCGCCGACCGGATCGCGTCGTTCACCTCGATGACGGCCGCCAGCATCCCGGACTTCTGGCTCGCCATCACCGGGGTATGGATCTTCGCCGTCGTCCTCGGCGTGCTGCCGACGTCGGGTGTCGACGCCGGACCGGCCTCGTGGGTGCTGCCGATCGTGGTCCTCTGCGTCCGGCCGGTCGGGGTACTCACCCAGGTCGTCCGCGGTGCGATGGTGTCCGCGCTGACCGCGCCGTACGTCCGGCTGGCCCGCAGTAAAGGGGCCGACAGCAAGCGAGTCGTCACCCATCACGCCCTGCGGAACGCGGCCGCGCCCGCGCTCACCGTGGCCGGCGACCTGACCGTCGGCCTGGTGAACGGCGCTGTCGTGGTCGAGACGATCTTCGGCTGGCCCGGGATCGGCAAGCTGATGATCGACTCGATCCTGCAGCGCGACTTCGCCGTCCTGCAGGCCTGTGTGCTGCTCACCGCGGTGACGATCTTTGTCCTCAACGTCGTCATCGACATCTGTTACGCCCTGCTGGACGCCCGGGTCCGCGACAAGGCGATGGCATGA
- a CDS encoding ABC transporter permease, with product MTTTRNETATTPPEAEPKAGPGRPSYWRMLTRDKAALLAAVVLAVVVITAIVGPMLLGDRANHLDLANAKQPPFSGGGFLGMLGTDPLGRDLLARMIVAARTTLTVAVPAVLISMVVGSLIGMWAGYHRGRRETVVMRIADVILSFPSLLMAVVVLFVFSPSVANLVAVLAVTRIPIYLRTARAESAELQSRTFVDVARTFGTPSRAIIARHVFPIVLPTIVTVATLDFCYVMLAESSLSFLGIGIQPPDVSWGLLVAQGRTYLQSAWWLSIFPGLAIVVTTVSATVLASWLRLATDPAQRWRLALPRSKRRKAAVSPAVAVTLEEDTK from the coding sequence GTGACCACCACCCGGAACGAGACGGCGACCACCCCGCCCGAGGCCGAGCCGAAGGCGGGTCCCGGCCGCCCGAGCTACTGGCGGATGCTGACGCGGGACAAGGCCGCGTTGCTGGCCGCGGTCGTCCTGGCCGTCGTCGTGATCACCGCGATCGTCGGGCCGATGCTGCTCGGCGACCGCGCCAACCACCTCGACCTGGCCAACGCGAAGCAGCCGCCGTTCAGCGGAGGAGGCTTCCTCGGGATGCTCGGGACCGACCCGCTCGGCCGCGACCTGCTGGCCCGGATGATCGTCGCCGCCCGAACCACGTTGACGGTCGCGGTCCCGGCAGTACTGATCTCGATGGTGGTCGGCTCGCTGATCGGGATGTGGGCGGGGTACCACCGCGGCCGCCGCGAGACCGTGGTGATGCGGATCGCCGACGTGATCCTCAGCTTCCCCTCGCTGCTGATGGCCGTCGTCGTGCTGTTCGTCTTCTCGCCGAGCGTCGCGAACCTGGTCGCCGTCCTGGCGGTCACCCGGATCCCGATCTACCTGCGGACCGCCCGGGCCGAGTCGGCCGAGCTGCAGAGCCGGACCTTCGTCGACGTGGCCCGGACCTTCGGGACGCCGAGCCGGGCGATCATCGCGCGGCATGTCTTCCCGATCGTGCTGCCGACCATCGTCACGGTGGCGACGCTCGACTTCTGCTACGTGATGCTGGCCGAGTCCTCGCTGAGCTTCCTCGGCATCGGCATCCAGCCGCCGGACGTCAGTTGGGGCCTGCTGGTGGCGCAGGGCCGGACCTATCTGCAGTCGGCCTGGTGGCTGTCGATCTTCCCCGGCCTCGCCATCGTCGTCACCACGGTGTCGGCGACGGTGCTGGCCTCGTGGCTGCGGCTGGCCACCGATCCCGCCCAGCGCTGGCGGCTGGCCCTGCCCCGGTCGAAGCGCCGGAAGGCGGCCGTCTCGCCGGCCGTCGCCGTGACCCTGGAGGAGGACACCAAGTGA
- a CDS encoding ABC transporter ATP-binding protein translates to MTTIAENTAAAVVAHPVALGVDGLTVDIQTPTGTVRAVDHVSFDARRGETLALLGESGCGKSMTATAVVGLLEPVAEITEGAVRLTDDGETTDLVGASPARRRELAGPSLAIVFQDALTALNPVYTVGTQLAEPFRIHRGMSKKQARAAAIELMGRVGIPEPETRVDAYPHQFSGGMRQRLLIAIGVALSPAVLLADEPTTALDVTVQAQIMQLLKDLRTERDMAVVLITHDLALVSEQADRVVVMYAGTVVEQGPVATVFADPKHPYTKGLLDSVPVSAKRGAELRSIGGAPPELAAIPAACVYQDRCPLVRDRCRTERPVPREVGPDRVAACHFPEEVTA, encoded by the coding sequence GTGACCACCATCGCCGAGAACACCGCCGCCGCCGTGGTCGCGCATCCCGTCGCGCTCGGGGTCGACGGCCTGACCGTCGACATCCAGACACCGACCGGGACGGTTCGCGCCGTCGACCACGTCAGCTTCGACGCACGGCGGGGGGAAACCCTTGCCCTGCTGGGCGAATCGGGCTGCGGGAAGTCGATGACCGCGACCGCCGTCGTCGGGCTGCTCGAACCGGTCGCCGAGATCACCGAGGGCGCGGTCCGCCTCACCGACGACGGGGAGACCACCGACCTCGTCGGTGCCTCACCCGCTCGGCGCCGCGAACTGGCCGGACCCTCGCTGGCGATCGTGTTCCAGGACGCGCTGACCGCCCTGAACCCGGTCTACACCGTCGGTACCCAGCTCGCCGAGCCGTTCCGGATCCACCGCGGGATGTCGAAGAAGCAGGCCCGCGCGGCCGCGATCGAGCTGATGGGCCGGGTCGGTATCCCCGAACCCGAGACCCGCGTAGACGCGTACCCGCACCAGTTCTCCGGCGGGATGCGGCAGCGGCTGCTGATCGCGATCGGCGTCGCGCTCTCACCCGCGGTCCTGCTCGCCGACGAGCCGACGACGGCGCTCGACGTGACCGTCCAGGCGCAGATCATGCAGTTGCTCAAGGACCTGCGGACCGAGCGGGACATGGCGGTCGTCCTGATCACCCACGACCTCGCGCTGGTCTCCGAACAGGCCGACCGGGTCGTCGTCATGTACGCCGGGACCGTGGTCGAGCAGGGTCCGGTCGCGACCGTCTTCGCCGACCCGAAACACCCGTACACCAAGGGATTGCTCGACTCGGTCCCGGTCAGCGCGAAACGCGGTGCGGAGCTCAGGTCGATCGGCGGCGCTCCGCCCGAGCTGGCCGCGATCCCGGCCGCCTGCGTGTACCAGGACCGCTGCCCGCTGGTCCGCGACCGCTGCCGGACCGAGCGACCGGTACCCCGCGAGGTCGGGCCCGACCGGGTCGCCGCCTGCCATTTCCCCGAGGAGGTCACCGCATGA
- a CDS encoding ABC transporter ATP-binding protein: MSTPLLEVRDLSKVFGVRHQGKRKQLRALDGITFDLRRGETLGLVGESGCGKSTLARTLLMLERPDGGSIRFDGVDPQKLRGAELLAFRRRVQMVFQDPFASLNARMSAGDIVSEPWHTHRSLYQTSRDRAARVRELLHLVGLRPSDARKYPSEFSGGQRQRLGIARALALNPELIVCDEPVSALDLSVQAQVLNLLNELQQELGVAYLFISHDLSVVRHVADRIVVMYLGRIVEHGDTESTFERPLHPYTNALMSAAPSLDESRRREQIILSGEIPSPLDPPSGCRFRTRCWRATDECATAAPPLTADPAHDTHAAECFHPINAAEPVPV, translated from the coding sequence ATGAGTACCCCGTTGCTCGAGGTCCGCGATCTGAGCAAGGTCTTCGGTGTTCGGCACCAGGGCAAGCGCAAGCAGTTGCGGGCCCTGGACGGCATCACCTTCGACCTGCGCCGCGGCGAAACCCTCGGCCTGGTGGGCGAATCCGGCTGCGGCAAGTCCACCCTGGCCCGCACGCTGCTGATGCTGGAACGCCCCGACGGTGGGTCGATCCGGTTCGACGGGGTGGATCCGCAGAAGCTCCGCGGGGCCGAGTTGCTCGCCTTCCGGCGCCGGGTCCAGATGGTGTTCCAGGACCCGTTCGCCTCGCTGAACGCGCGGATGTCGGCCGGCGACATCGTCAGCGAGCCGTGGCACACGCACCGGTCGCTCTACCAGACCTCCCGCGATCGCGCCGCCCGGGTCCGCGAGCTGCTGCACCTGGTCGGTCTGCGGCCGTCCGACGCGCGCAAGTACCCGAGCGAGTTCTCCGGCGGGCAGCGGCAGCGACTCGGGATCGCCCGGGCGCTGGCGCTCAACCCCGAGCTGATCGTCTGCGACGAACCGGTGTCCGCGCTCGACCTGTCGGTGCAGGCCCAGGTGCTCAACCTGCTGAACGAACTGCAGCAGGAGCTCGGAGTGGCGTACCTGTTCATCTCGCACGACCTGTCCGTGGTCCGGCACGTCGCCGACCGGATCGTGGTGATGTACCTCGGCCGGATCGTCGAGCACGGCGACACCGAATCGACCTTCGAGCGGCCGTTGCACCCGTACACCAACGCGCTGATGTCGGCGGCTCCGTCGCTCGACGAGTCCCGCCGGCGGGAGCAGATCATCCTGTCCGGCGAGATCCCGTCACCGCTCGACCCGCCGTCCGGCTGCCGCTTCCGGACCCGTTGCTGGCGGGCGACCGACGAGTGCGCCACCGCCGCTCCACCACTCACCGCGGACCCGGCCCACGACACCCATGCGGCCGAGTGCTTCCACCCGATCAACGCCGCCGAACCGGTTCCCGTCTAG
- a CDS encoding IclR family transcriptional regulator, translating into MSESVAKGAAGVREVKSAARTVEILEFLAARQNRPVRLRELSEALGVPRSSLHALLRTLATHGWVRSDTTGTLYGIGIRALLAGTSYLDTDPYLPLVAPFLDELREQLDETFHFGRLDGTDVVYLATRESSQYLRPYSRVGRRLPAYSTSLGKAILSAQPPDEVARHLPAELAPLTVKTLTDPAELEKDLEVARQRGFAVDNEENTLGLRCFAVALHYREPATDAISASIPLARLTPEREAEIVEALRQVSGKISRIVAPMTSSMAWD; encoded by the coding sequence ATGAGTGAGTCCGTCGCCAAGGGAGCGGCCGGGGTACGCGAGGTGAAGTCGGCGGCTCGGACCGTCGAGATCCTCGAGTTCCTGGCCGCTCGCCAGAACCGTCCTGTCCGTCTGCGCGAGCTCAGCGAGGCGCTCGGCGTCCCGAGGAGCAGCCTGCACGCGCTGCTCCGGACGCTGGCCACCCACGGCTGGGTCCGCTCCGACACGACGGGCACCCTGTACGGCATCGGCATCCGCGCACTGCTGGCCGGGACGAGTTACCTCGACACCGACCCGTACCTCCCGTTGGTGGCGCCGTTCCTCGACGAGCTCCGCGAGCAGCTCGACGAGACCTTCCACTTCGGCCGCCTCGACGGGACCGACGTGGTGTACCTGGCGACCCGCGAGTCCAGCCAGTACCTCCGCCCGTACAGCCGGGTCGGGCGCAGGCTGCCGGCGTACTCCACCTCGCTGGGCAAGGCGATCCTGTCCGCGCAGCCGCCCGACGAGGTGGCCCGGCACCTGCCCGCCGAGCTGGCCCCGCTGACGGTGAAGACGCTGACCGACCCCGCCGAGCTGGAGAAGGATCTCGAGGTCGCCCGGCAGCGCGGATTCGCCGTGGACAACGAGGAGAACACCCTCGGGCTGCGGTGTTTCGCGGTCGCCCTGCACTACCGCGAGCCCGCCACCGACGCGATCAGCGCCTCGATCCCGCTGGCCCGGCTGACCCCGGAACGCGAGGCCGAGATCGTCGAGGCGCTCCGGCAGGTCAGCGGCAAGATCTCCCGCATCGTCGCCCCGATGACGAGCTCGATGGCCTGGGACTGA
- a CDS encoding glucarate dehydratase family protein — MTSASTPPPAHSHRITAVRVTPVAFDDLPLLNSVGVHEPFALRSIVEVVTEGGVYGLGESYGDLPHLQRLERAAGRLVGCNVFDTNAIMRAVVTSLATDDGVGGHGMSGMVTGSATADRVFSPFEVAALDLQGKLLGVPVSDLLGGAVRDRVNYSAYLFYKWAGHPGHEDDEWGAALDPEGLVRQATKMIEEYKFSAIKLKGGVFAPEQEVEAVKALRAAFPDHPLRLDPNAAWTVETSIKVAEALDGIVEYLEDPAPGIDGMAAVARSAGMPLATNMAVVSFDHLPESFAKDAVQVILSDHHFWGGLRRSQLLAGICQTWGLRLSMHSNSHLGISLAAMTHLAAATPNLDYACDTHWPWKRADEDVIVDGVLSFVDGAVPVPTGPGLGIELDRDRLARLHEQYIECGLRNRDDTGYMRKFQPDFDNSIPRW; from the coding sequence GTGACTTCAGCCTCGACGCCGCCTCCTGCCCACTCGCACCGGATCACCGCGGTCCGGGTCACCCCGGTCGCCTTCGACGACCTGCCGTTGCTCAACAGCGTCGGCGTGCACGAGCCCTTCGCGCTGCGCAGCATCGTCGAGGTGGTCACCGAAGGCGGGGTGTACGGGCTCGGTGAGTCGTACGGCGACCTGCCGCACCTGCAGCGCCTCGAGCGGGCGGCCGGCCGGCTGGTCGGCTGCAACGTCTTCGACACCAACGCGATCATGCGCGCCGTGGTCACCTCGCTGGCGACCGACGACGGTGTCGGCGGCCACGGGATGAGCGGCATGGTCACCGGTTCGGCCACCGCCGACCGGGTGTTCTCGCCGTTCGAGGTGGCCGCGCTGGACCTCCAGGGCAAGCTGCTCGGCGTCCCGGTGAGCGACCTGCTCGGTGGCGCGGTCCGCGACCGGGTGAACTACTCGGCGTACCTGTTCTACAAGTGGGCCGGGCACCCGGGCCACGAGGACGACGAGTGGGGTGCGGCCCTCGATCCGGAGGGCCTGGTCCGGCAGGCGACCAAGATGATCGAGGAGTACAAGTTCTCCGCGATCAAGCTGAAGGGCGGCGTGTTCGCCCCGGAGCAGGAGGTCGAGGCGGTCAAGGCGTTGCGCGCGGCGTTCCCGGACCACCCGCTGCGGCTGGACCCGAACGCCGCCTGGACCGTGGAGACCTCGATCAAGGTCGCCGAGGCGCTGGACGGCATCGTGGAGTACCTGGAGGACCCGGCGCCCGGGATCGACGGGATGGCGGCGGTGGCCCGGTCGGCCGGGATGCCGCTGGCGACGAACATGGCCGTGGTGTCGTTCGACCACCTGCCCGAGTCGTTCGCGAAGGACGCCGTCCAGGTGATCCTGTCCGACCACCACTTCTGGGGCGGACTGCGGCGCTCGCAGTTGCTGGCCGGGATCTGCCAGACCTGGGGGCTGCGGCTGTCGATGCACTCGAACTCGCACCTCGGCATCTCGCTGGCCGCGATGACCCACCTGGCCGCGGCGACGCCGAACCTGGACTACGCCTGCGACACCCACTGGCCGTGGAAGCGGGCCGACGAGGACGTGATCGTGGACGGCGTGCTGAGCTTCGTCGACGGTGCCGTCCCGGTACCGACCGGGCCCGGGCTGGGCATCGAGCTGGACCGTGACCGGCTCGCGCGGCTGCACGAGCAGTACATCGAGTGCGGGCTGCGGAATCGTGACGACACCGGCTACATGCGGAAGTTCCAGCCGGACTTCGACAACTCGATCCCGCGCTGGTGA
- a CDS encoding 2-hydroxyacid dehydrogenase, translating into MSALRVLVTEPVMGRFTDVLTRDGASPHTWTFDFTAAADPAEYDVLVCSSATPELLAAMPRLRLVHVTGAGVDKIPPLPSGVQLANTFHHGRSIAEHVMMTAMMLLRRVLRSEADLRRGVWQNAMVDQEYPFGGVLAGRTLGVVGFGEIGATVARLGAAMGMTIRTVRRRPEAPLPAGLDVAWVGRDDQLHELLAASDVVVVTVPLSDATRGLIDAAALASMKPTAILINVARGAVVDEQALYDALETGTIAGAGIDVWWRNPREPGNPPPSHLDFTELSNVVLTPHQSGHTAEVFAGRAVDITDNVDALADGRPLRNLVDL; encoded by the coding sequence GTGAGTGCGCTCCGAGTCCTGGTGACCGAGCCCGTGATGGGCCGGTTCACCGACGTGCTGACCCGTGACGGCGCCTCGCCACACACCTGGACCTTCGACTTCACCGCGGCGGCCGACCCGGCGGAGTACGACGTGCTGGTCTGCTCCTCGGCCACGCCCGAGCTGCTGGCCGCGATGCCCCGCTTGCGGCTGGTGCACGTGACGGGTGCCGGGGTGGACAAGATCCCGCCGCTGCCGTCGGGGGTGCAGCTGGCGAATACGTTCCACCACGGCCGCTCGATCGCCGAGCACGTGATGATGACGGCGATGATGCTGCTGCGCCGGGTCCTGCGGTCCGAGGCGGATCTTCGCCGCGGAGTCTGGCAGAACGCGATGGTCGACCAGGAGTACCCGTTCGGCGGGGTGCTGGCCGGCCGGACCCTGGGAGTGGTCGGCTTCGGCGAGATCGGGGCGACCGTGGCCCGACTCGGTGCGGCGATGGGCATGACGATCCGTACTGTCCGGCGCCGCCCGGAAGCGCCCTTGCCCGCCGGGCTCGACGTGGCTTGGGTCGGCCGGGACGACCAACTGCACGAACTGCTCGCCGCCTCGGACGTCGTCGTGGTGACCGTGCCGCTGTCCGACGCGACCCGCGGCCTGATCGACGCGGCCGCGCTGGCCTCGATGAAGCCGACCGCGATCCTGATCAACGTCGCCCGTGGCGCCGTCGTCGACGAGCAGGCCCTGTACGACGCGCTCGAGACCGGCACGATCGCGGGCGCCGGGATCGACGTGTGGTGGCGCAATCCCCGCGAACCCGGCAACCCACCGCCGTCGCACCTCGACTTCACCGAGCTGTCCAACGTCGTGCTGACGCCGCACCAGTCCGGTCACACCGCCGAGGTTTTCGCGGGGCGGGCCGTTGACATCACCGACAACGTCGATGCCCTCGCCGACGGCCGCCCCCTGCGCAATCTGGTGGACCTTTAG